From Archaeoglobus sulfaticallidus PM70-1:
GGGTTGCCGGTTTTGACATTATATATGCCCTGCAGGATGTTGAGTTCGACAGAAAGTATGGGCTGCATTCTATAGGTGCTCACTTCGGGAGTGGAGTTGCAAAAATCGTTTCAGCGATAAGCCACATCCTGTTTTTCTCGATCTCTGCCTACACGCTCCTGTTCCATGTTGAAAGAAAGGTAATCCCCTATGGGCTGGCTGGAATTGCCATGCTTCTGATATTCGAGCATTACATCATAAGAGAGAAGTATGATGAGAAAAAAATTCAACTTGCGTTCTTTTATTCAAACGCTGTGATAAGTTCGCTTTTCCTTGGAACAATAATACTCAATGTTCTTTTGAAGTGAAACACCGGAATCTATTCCTCATAGTCATAATCGTAGTATTCTTCCTCAAACTCCTCCTCGAATTCCTCTTCCTCCTCTTCTTCAAAGGCAAGGGACTCGATGGAGTAAACTTCGTTTGTATCGAGTACCAGCAGTTCATCACCCTTTACTATCATGGACAGTCCGCATAGGCTACACTGAATCTCCATTCCCTCATACATGTCTGAGAGTTCCAGCACCTCTCCACATGATGGACATTTAATTACCTTGATCACCATCGGTTAAAGGCAGAAATTATCAAATAAAAATTTTACCTTTTGGAGACCCCAAAACTCTTTTCTATTTTTACGAGAATTACACAGTATGATTCAAATAAGAACATCGAAGAGAGTTGAGATCATTGACATAACATCCAGAGTTGCTGAAGAGGTTGAGAGAAGTGGGATCAGAGAGGGGATTGCTGTCATATACACGAAACACACAACCACGGGCATAGTGATCAACGAGGGTGAAAGCGGGCTTCTTAAGGATATAGAAAACATGCTATCGAAGCTAGTTCCTCAGAATCAGGGTTATATCCATGACAGAATAGATAACAATGCCGATGCTCATCTCAGAGCAGTGCTCCTCGGTAACAGTGCGGTTGTTCCGGTATCTGATGGAAGACTTGAACTGGGAACATGGCAGAGCATATTATTTATAGAGCTTGATGGTCCAAGAAATAGAAGTGTTGTTGTTAAGGTGATAGGTCAGTAGAGAAAACCATAGGAGAATCTGAATGAGCAAGCCGAGAAGATCTCAGGACAGGCAGGACTACTACTACTGGAAGGCTAAGAAAGAAGGCTACAGAAGCAGGGCAGCCTACAAGCTGATCCAGATAAATAAGAAGTTCAGGCTGATAAAAGAGGGAGACAGAGTGCTTGATCTTGGCGCCTCTCCCGGTGGGTGGAGTCAGGTTGCCGTGAAGTTCGGGGCAGAGGTTGTTGCTGTTGATCTGAACCCCATGCCTCCTATCGAAGGGGTTACATTTGTCAGGGGAGATATAACCAAGAACGAGACTTTCAGGGCAGTTAGGGAGATATGCGATGAGTTCGATGTGGTTATAAGCGATGCCGCTCCAAAGCTGACGGGCAAGTGGACGATAGATCATCTGATCTCAATAGACCTCGCGAGAGCCTCGTACAACTTTGCAGAAGAGTTTTTGAGATATGGTGGGAACTTCCTAGTTAAGGTCTTTCAGGGCGAAGAGATAGAAAAATTTTATAGAGATGTTTCCAAGAACTTCAGGTTCAAGAAAATGCACTCACCTCAGGCATCGAGGAAGAGGAGCGCTGAAATCTACTTCATCGGAAAGGGGTTTAAGAAAAACAGGGGACCCGTGGGGTAGCGGATATCCCGGAGGCCTTCGGAGCCTCAAACCCGG
This genomic window contains:
- a CDS encoding secondary thiamine-phosphate synthase enzyme YjbQ, yielding MIQIRTSKRVEIIDITSRVAEEVERSGIREGIAVIYTKHTTTGIVINEGESGLLKDIENMLSKLVPQNQGYIHDRIDNNADAHLRAVLLGNSAVVPVSDGRLELGTWQSILFIELDGPRNRSVVVKVIGQ
- a CDS encoding RlmE family RNA methyltransferase, with amino-acid sequence MSKPRRSQDRQDYYYWKAKKEGYRSRAAYKLIQINKKFRLIKEGDRVLDLGASPGGWSQVAVKFGAEVVAVDLNPMPPIEGVTFVRGDITKNETFRAVREICDEFDVVISDAAPKLTGKWTIDHLISIDLARASYNFAEEFLRYGGNFLVKVFQGEEIEKFYRDVSKNFRFKKMHSPQASRKRSAEIYFIGKGFKKNRGPVG